The proteins below come from a single Alnus glutinosa chromosome 9, dhAlnGlut1.1, whole genome shotgun sequence genomic window:
- the LOC133877273 gene encoding uncharacterized protein LOC133877273 — protein MNDQSQILNKQPSQMMNQMMSQPPPTQIQMMAQSQALSQSQQPQMMMLNRSYNNQVWPQQVASMDHPNKKFQSSSSLKPNYVMTASKPSLKPGRGNWKGKKVSDKRKDLRRMEKPMSMPMSAQMPNTAVISGPSSSGGYKPPTLQELQSQNRLKARKFYPKKKFNNRFAPYAPRNTTSFIIRAKKAGGIAELVSPCAATPAVLPTPMFSPSREVLGDMAKEEWGVDGYGSMKGLIRLRSPGGNEHEDEEEDENGGSSESDVEEHVEVERRLDHDLSRFEMIYPNYSGVEYNNVLENRVDDQDSHIAQLEEENLTLKERLFLLERELGDLRRRLLFLERQNKVMEDVNEEVVENGSENESGGGSDAPAMMGCEINSEMEYVSGNRARERNVDNDNDGASDTEGVGDVSMEDFEERTEIVPKQVDAEKNEPKDKEIGKENVVKDEEMRAEFVREAVIAVKDEVKKEEARNELVRDGEAIAKENEVKVETVRNEFVPDEVMAKARNEFGQDGWVAGKDQSRNEELGNVCSEKSIGDGD, from the coding sequence ATGAACGATCAGTCGCAGATTCTGAATAAGCAGCCTTCGCAGATGATGAACCAGATGATGAGCCAGCCTCCGCCTACGCAGATTCAGATGATGGCTCAGTCCCAGGCGCTGAGCCAGTCTCAGCAGCCGCAGATGATGATGCTCAACCGGAGCTACAACAATCAAGTGTGGCCGCAACAGGTGGCTTCGATGGATCATCCTAACAAGAAGTTCCAGAGCTCTTCTTCTTTGAAGCCGAATTATGTCATGACGGCCTCGAAGCCGTCGTTGAAGCCTGGACGGGGCAATTGGAAGGGTAAGAAGGTCTCTGATAAGCGCAAGGACCTAAGGAGGATGGAGAAACCGATGTCCATGCCGATGTCGGCGCAGATGCCCAACACGGCGGTGATAAGCGGTCCGAGTAGCAGTGGAGGGTACAAACCCCCGACTCTTCAGGAATTGCAGTCGCAGAATAGGCTGAAAGCCCGGAAATTCTACCCTAAGAAGAAATTTAACAATAGGTTCGCGCCTTACGCGCCTAGGAACACTACGTCGTTTATAATCAGGGCGAAGAAGGCGGGAGGTATTGCCGAGCTGGTGTCGCCGTGTGCCGCGACGCCTGCAGTGCTGCCAACTCCGATGTTCTCGCCGTCTAGGGAGGTGCTAGGGGATATGGCCAAGGAGGAGTGGGGTGTGGATGGGTATGGGTCGATGAAAGGGTTGATTCGGCTGCGTTCACCGGGTGGGAACGAGCACGAGGATGAGGAGGAAGATGAGAATGGTGGGTCGAGTGAGAGTGATGTGGAGGAGCACGTGGAAGTGGAGAGGAGGTTGGACCATGACTTGAGCCGATTTGAGATGATATACCCGAATTACAGTGGGGTTGAGTATAACAATGTGTTGGAGAATAGGGTGGATGATCAGGATTCACATATAGCGCAGTTGGAGGAGGAGAATTTGACGTTGAAGGAGAGGCTTTTCTTGTTGGAGAGGGAGCTCGGGGACTTGAGGAGGAGGTTGCTGTTTCTGGAGAGGCAGAACAAGGTGATGGAGGATGTGAATGAGGAGGTGGTGGAGAACGGTTCTGAAAACGAAAGTGGGGGTGGGTCGGATGCCCCTGCTATGATGGGTTGTGAGATCAATTCGGAGATGGAGTATGTATCTGGAAATAGAGCCAGAGAGAGAAATGTTGATAATGACAATGATGGGGCCTCGGACACCGAGGGTGTAGGGGATGTTTCTATGGAAGATTTTGAAGAACGGACAGAGATTGTTCCGAAACAAGTGGATGCAGAAAAAAATGAGCCCAAGGATAAAGAAATTGGAAAGGAAAATGTGGTGAAGGATGAGGAAATGAGAGCTGAGTTTGTTAGGGAAGCTGTCATTGCAGTGAAGGATGaggtcaagaaagaagaagcAAGGAATGAGTTGGTACGAGATGGAGAAGCAATTGCAAAGGAAAATGAAGTCAAAGTTGAAACGGTGAGGAATGAATTTGTACCGGATGAAGTAATGGCAAAGGCAAGGAATGAGTTTGGACAAGACGGATGGGTTGCGGGGAAGGATCAGTCTAGGAATGAGGAACTGGGGAATGTGTGCTCAGAGAAGAGCATTGGCGACGGTGACTAA